Proteins co-encoded in one Helicoverpa zea isolate HzStark_Cry1AcR chromosome 18, ilHelZeax1.1, whole genome shotgun sequence genomic window:
- the LOC124638978 gene encoding clavesin-2-like, with the protein MNEYAEYDWKLHQMQNERLCEVARKRLTDGDRQRALNGLRDAVDKSLNLALRDKSRCQDDNFLRRFLYARKHDVQQSFELLVSYHQYRREHPELWAAADGGVLRALADGLPGVLAQRDRRGRCVLLMFASNWIPHACPLLSVFRALLLTIERTLDDVQNQANGYVIIVDWTEFTFKQSCSLQAKVLKMMIDCLQDCMPVRFKSIHFIGQPWYVETALAVIKPYLKAKTRERIMLHGNNLSTLHDALPLDILPAELGGEGPSYNSELWLQDFCRGENINPAPITTSTPAIPIENDPPSAKLDKAYKQKDNPNFSFNGSEKSAKSELLRDKD; encoded by the coding sequence ATGAACGAGTACGCCGAGTACGACTGGAAGCTGCATCAAATGCAAAATGAGCGCCTTTGTGAAGTGGCCAGGAAACGCCTCACAGACGGCGACCGACAACGTGCTCTCAACGGCCTGCGAGACGCAGTCGACAAGAGCCTCAACCTCGCCCTGCGCGACAAAAGTAGATGTCAGGATGACAACTTCCTGCGGCGCTTTCTGTACGCGCGCAAACATGACGTGCAGCAAAGTTTCGAGCTGCTGGTGAGCTACCACCAGTACCGGCGCGAGCACCCCGAGCTGTGGGCGGCCGCGGACGGCGGCGTGCTGCGCGCGCTGGCGGACGGCCTGCCCGGCGTGCTGGCGCAGCGCGACCGCCGCGGCCGCTGCGTGCTGCTCATGTTCGCCTCCAACTGGATACCTCACGCCTGCCCTCTGCTCTCCGTCTTCAGAGCTCTCCTACTCACCATTGAACGCACTCTGGATGATGTTCAAAATCAAGCCAACGGTTATGTCATTATCGTAGACTGGACTGAATTTACGTTTAAGCAATCGTGTAGTTTGCAAGCTAAAGTGTTGAAAATGATGATTGACTGTCTACAAGATTGCATGCCTGTGCGTTTCAAAAGCATACACTTCATTGGGCAGCCTTGGTATGTGGAAACTGCTCTCGCTGTAATTAAGCCGTACCTTAAGGCGAAGACTCGAGAACGCATCATGTTGCATGGAAACAATCTGTCAACGCTTCATGATGCGCTGCCTCTGGACATACTGCCGGCAGAGCTCGGGGGAGAGGGGCCTTCATACAACTCGGAACTTTGGCTTCAAGACTTCTGTCGAGGTGAAAATATAAACCCTGCGCCGATAACAACATCAACTCCGGCGATACCAATTGAAAATGATCCGCCTTCTGCGAAACTGGATAAAGCATATAAACAAAAGGACAATCCAAACTTCTCTTTCAATGGAAGCGAAAAAAGTGCAAAATCAGAGCTATTGCGTGATAAAGATTGA